The following are encoded together in the Pseudomonas maumuensis genome:
- the ftsZ gene encoding cell division protein FtsZ, whose protein sequence is MFELVDNVPQSPVIKVIGVGGGGGNAVNHMVKSSIEGVEFICANTDAQALKNIGARTILQLGTGVTKGLGAGANPEVGRQAALEDRERIAEVLQGTNMVFITTGMGGGTGTGAAPIIAEVAKEMGILTVAVVTRPFPFEGRKRMQIADEGIRMLAESVDSLITIPNEKLLTILGKDASLLSAFAKADDVLAGAVRGISDIIKRPGMINVDFADVRTVMGEMGMAMMGTGCASGPNRAREATEAAIRNPLLEDVNLQGARGILVNITAGPDLSLGEYSDVGSIIEAFASDHAMVKVGTVIDPDMRDELHVTVVATGLGARIEKPVKVVDNTLQTAQQAYEASNPAPVRQEQSAVNYRDLERPTVMRNQAHAGAAAAAKLNPQDDLDYLDIPAFLRRQAD, encoded by the coding sequence ATGTTCGAGCTCGTAGACAACGTCCCGCAAAGTCCGGTCATCAAGGTGATCGGCGTCGGCGGTGGCGGCGGCAACGCCGTCAACCACATGGTCAAGAGCAGCATCGAGGGCGTGGAATTCATCTGCGCCAACACCGATGCTCAGGCGCTGAAAAACATCGGCGCGCGCACCATCCTGCAACTGGGCACCGGTGTGACCAAGGGCCTGGGTGCTGGCGCCAATCCGGAAGTCGGCCGTCAGGCCGCGCTGGAAGACCGTGAGCGCATCGCCGAAGTGCTGCAGGGCACCAACATGGTGTTCATCACCACCGGCATGGGTGGCGGTACCGGTACCGGCGCAGCGCCGATCATCGCCGAAGTGGCCAAGGAAATGGGCATCCTCACCGTTGCGGTGGTGACCCGTCCGTTCCCGTTCGAAGGCCGCAAGCGCATGCAGATCGCCGACGAAGGCATCCGCATGCTGGCTGAAAGCGTCGACTCGCTGATCACCATCCCCAACGAGAAGCTGCTGACCATCCTGGGCAAGGATGCAAGCCTCTTGTCCGCCTTCGCCAAGGCCGACGACGTGCTGGCCGGCGCCGTGCGCGGCATCTCGGACATCATCAAGCGTCCGGGCATGATCAACGTCGACTTCGCCGACGTGCGCACCGTGATGGGTGAGATGGGCATGGCGATGATGGGGACCGGCTGCGCCAGCGGCCCGAACCGTGCTCGCGAAGCCACCGAGGCGGCGATCCGCAACCCGTTGCTCGAAGACGTCAACCTGCAGGGCGCCCGCGGCATCCTGGTGAACATCACCGCAGGGCCTGACCTGTCGCTGGGCGAGTACTCCGACGTGGGTAGCATCATCGAGGCCTTCGCCTCCGACCACGCGATGGTCAAGGTCGGCACCGTGATCGACCCGGACATGCGCGACGAGCTGCACGTGACCGTCGTGGCCACCGGCCTGGGCGCGCGCATCGAGAAACCGGTCAAGGTGGTCGACAACACCCTGCAGACCGCCCAGCAGGCGTACGAGGCTTCCAATCCGGCCCCGGTTCGCCAGGAGCAGTCGGCCGTCAACTACCGTGACCTGGAGCGTCCGACCGTGATGCGCAACCAGGCCCATGCAGGTGCTGCGGCAGCCGCTAAACTCAACCCTCAGGATGATCTGGACTACCTGGATATCCCGGCGTTCCTGCGTCGTCAGGCCGATTAA
- the secA gene encoding preprotein translocase subunit SecA: protein MFAPLLKKLFGSKNEREIKRMLKTVSTVNAFEEKMVALSDEQLRGKTAEFKERLAKGETLDQLLPEAFAVAREAGKRVMGMRHFDVQLIGGMTLHEGMIAEMRTGEGKTLVGTLAVYLNALSGKGVHVVTVNDYLARRDANWMRPLYEFLGLTVGIVSAFQPPEEKRAAYAADITYGTNNEFGFDYLRDNMAFSQDEKFQRELNFAVIDEVDSILIDEARTPLIISGQAEDSSKLYIEINRLIPRLTQHIEEVEGQVTQEGHYSIDEKSRQVELNEAGHQFIEDMLTQSGLLAEGESLYSAHNLGLLTHVYAGLRAHKLFHRNVEYIVQDGQILLIDEHTGRTMPGRRLSEGLHQAIEAKENLNIQAESQTLASTTFQNYFRLYTKLSGMTGTADTEAFEFAQIYALNVMVIPPNKPLARKDFNDLVYLTADEKYAAIIADIKESMAQGRPVLVGTATIETSEHMSNLLKKEGIDHKVLNAKYHEKEAEIIAQAGAPGALTIATNMAGRGTDILLGGNWEAEVAALENPSAEQIAQIKADWQKRHQQVLEAGGLHVIASERHESRRIDNQLRGRAGRQGDAGSSRFYLSLEDSLMRIFASDRVKNFMKALGMQSGEAIEHRMVTNAIEKAQRKVEGRNFDIRKQLLEYDDVANEQRKVIYHMRNSLLAAENIGDTIAEFRQEVLDATISQHIPPQSLPEQWDVAGLEASLSSDFAMKLPIQQWLDEDDHLYEETLREKLLKAITDAYNEKEDQAGIDALRTFEKQILLRVLDDLWKDHLSTMDHLRHGIHLRGYAQKNPKQEYKRESFTLFQELLESIKRDTIRVLSHVQVRREDPVEEEARLRREAEELASRMQFQHAAAPGLEGEQLAEEGAEVAVASAPVRNDMKLGRNEPCWCGSGKKFKHCHGQIE from the coding sequence ATGTTTGCGCCTTTGTTAAAAAAACTTTTTGGAAGCAAGAACGAGCGTGAAATCAAGCGCATGCTCAAGACGGTGAGCACCGTCAATGCCTTCGAAGAGAAGATGGTGGCCCTCTCCGACGAGCAGCTGCGGGGCAAGACCGCAGAGTTCAAAGAGCGCCTGGCCAAAGGCGAGACCCTCGACCAGCTATTGCCCGAAGCCTTCGCCGTGGCCCGCGAGGCCGGCAAGCGCGTGATGGGCATGCGTCACTTCGATGTCCAGCTGATCGGCGGCATGACCTTGCACGAAGGCATGATCGCAGAAATGCGTACCGGTGAAGGCAAGACCTTGGTCGGTACCCTGGCCGTCTACCTCAACGCGCTGTCCGGCAAGGGCGTGCATGTGGTCACGGTGAACGACTATCTGGCCCGCCGCGACGCCAACTGGATGCGCCCGCTGTACGAGTTCCTCGGCCTGACCGTGGGCATCGTCTCGGCCTTCCAGCCGCCGGAAGAGAAACGCGCCGCCTACGCCGCGGACATCACCTACGGCACCAACAACGAATTCGGTTTCGACTACCTGCGCGACAACATGGCGTTCAGCCAGGATGAGAAGTTCCAGCGTGAACTGAACTTCGCGGTGATCGACGAAGTCGACTCGATCCTCATCGACGAAGCGCGTACCCCGCTGATCATCTCCGGCCAGGCCGAGGACAGCTCCAAGCTGTACATCGAGATCAACCGCCTGATCCCGCGCCTGACCCAGCACATCGAGGAAGTCGAAGGCCAGGTGACCCAAGAGGGTCACTACAGCATCGACGAGAAGAGCCGCCAGGTCGAACTGAACGAGGCCGGCCACCAGTTCATCGAGGACATGCTCACCCAATCCGGCCTGCTGGCCGAGGGCGAGAGCCTGTACTCCGCGCACAACCTGGGCCTGCTGACCCACGTCTACGCTGGCTTGCGTGCGCACAAGCTGTTCCACCGCAACGTCGAGTACATCGTCCAGGACGGCCAGATCCTCCTGATCGACGAGCACACCGGCCGCACCATGCCGGGCCGTCGCCTGTCCGAAGGCCTGCACCAGGCCATCGAGGCCAAGGAAAACCTGAACATCCAGGCCGAGAGCCAGACCCTGGCCTCGACCACCTTCCAGAACTACTTCCGCCTGTACACCAAGCTGTCCGGCATGACCGGTACCGCCGACACCGAGGCGTTTGAGTTCGCGCAGATCTATGCGCTCAACGTGATGGTCATTCCGCCGAACAAGCCGTTGGCGCGCAAGGACTTCAACGACCTGGTGTACCTGACCGCCGACGAGAAGTACGCGGCGATCATCGCCGACATCAAGGAAAGCATGGCCCAGGGCCGTCCTGTCCTGGTCGGCACCGCGACCATCGAAACCTCCGAGCACATGTCCAACCTGCTCAAGAAGGAAGGTATCGACCACAAGGTCCTGAACGCCAAGTACCACGAGAAAGAAGCCGAGATCATCGCGCAAGCCGGTGCGCCGGGCGCCCTGACCATCGCCACCAACATGGCCGGTCGTGGTACCGACATCCTGCTGGGCGGTAACTGGGAGGCCGAAGTCGCCGCCCTGGAAAACCCGAGCGCCGAGCAGATCGCCCAGATCAAGGCCGACTGGCAGAAGCGTCACCAGCAGGTGCTGGAGGCCGGTGGCCTGCACGTGATCGCTTCCGAGCGCCACGAATCGCGCCGTATCGACAACCAGCTGCGTGGCCGTGCCGGCCGTCAGGGCGATGCCGGCTCGAGCCGCTTCTACCTGTCGCTGGAAGACAGCCTGATGCGCATCTTCGCCTCCGACCGGGTGAAGAACTTCATGAAGGCCCTGGGCATGCAGTCCGGCGAGGCCATCGAGCACCGCATGGTGACCAACGCCATCGAGAAGGCGCAGCGCAAGGTCGAGGGTCGCAACTTCGACATTCGTAAGCAGCTGCTCGAATACGACGACGTGGCCAACGAACAGCGCAAGGTGATCTACCACATGCGCAACAGCCTGCTGGCGGCTGAAAACATTGGCGACACCATCGCCGAGTTCCGCCAGGAAGTGCTCGATGCCACCATCAGCCAGCACATTCCGCCGCAGTCGCTGCCCGAGCAGTGGGACGTGGCCGGCCTGGAGGCCTCGCTGTCCAGCGACTTCGCCATGAAGCTGCCGATCCAGCAGTGGCTCGACGAGGACGATCACCTCTACGAGGAGACCCTGCGCGAGAAGCTGCTCAAGGCAATCACCGACGCCTACAACGAGAAGGAAGACCAGGCCGGCATCGACGCCCTGCGCACCTTCGAGAAGCAGATTTTGCTGCGCGTGCTGGACGACCTGTGGAAAGACCACCTGTCGACCATGGACCACCTGCGCCACGGTATCCACCTGCGCGGCTATGCGCAGAAGAACCCGAAGCAGGAGTACAAGCGCGAATCCTTCACCCTGTTCCAGGAACTGCTCGAGTCGATCAAGCGCGACACCATCCGCGTGCTGTCGCACGTTCAGGTCCGTCGCGAAGACCCGGTCGAGGAGGAAGCCCGTCTGCGCCGCGAGGCCGAGGAACTGGCCAGCCGCATGCAGTTCCAGCACGCCGCCGCACCTGGCCTGGAAGGCGAGCAACTGGCCGAGGAGGGCGCTGAAGTCGCCGTCGCATCGGCCCCTGTGCGCAACGACATGAAGCTGGGCCGTAACGAGCCTTGCTGGTGTGGCTCGGGCAAGAAATTCAAGCATTGCCATGGTCAGATTGAATGA
- a CDS encoding cell division protein FtsQ/DivIB, producing MQGAMIRQQPPVTGRSKPVPRGASRLVADEPVSARLPRPSFGGLKRLLWPVLLVAAGFGAYEGAIRLMPYADRPITKIDVQGDLSYISQQSVQQRIAPYVAASFFTVDLAAMRVELEQMPWIAHAEVRRVWPDEVVIRLEEQLPVARWGDEALLNNQGQAFTPRELANYEHLPQLFGPQRAQQQVMQQYQVLSQMLRPMGFSIARLELRERGSWFLTTGAGSAGPGIELLLGRDHLVEKMRRFIAIYDKSLKDQITNIARIDLRYSNGLAVGWREPNAPTTAQPAVAKN from the coding sequence ATGCAAGGCGCGATGATACGTCAGCAGCCACCCGTTACCGGCCGTAGCAAGCCGGTACCGCGTGGTGCCAGCCGACTGGTGGCCGACGAGCCCGTATCGGCGCGCCTGCCGCGGCCAAGCTTCGGCGGCCTCAAGCGTCTGCTGTGGCCGGTGTTGCTGGTGGCCGCCGGCTTTGGCGCCTATGAGGGTGCCATTCGCCTGATGCCCTACGCCGACCGGCCGATCACCAAGATCGACGTGCAGGGCGACCTCAGCTACATCAGCCAGCAATCGGTGCAACAGCGGATCGCGCCCTACGTGGCGGCGAGCTTCTTCACCGTCGACCTCGCGGCGATGCGCGTCGAGCTCGAGCAGATGCCCTGGATCGCCCACGCCGAAGTGCGCCGGGTGTGGCCGGACGAGGTGGTGATCCGCCTGGAAGAACAGTTGCCGGTGGCGCGCTGGGGTGACGAGGCCTTGCTCAACAACCAGGGCCAGGCCTTCACCCCGCGCGAACTGGCCAACTACGAGCACCTGCCGCAGCTGTTCGGGCCGCAGCGCGCTCAGCAACAAGTCATGCAGCAGTATCAGGTATTGAGCCAGATGCTGCGCCCCATGGGCTTTTCCATCGCTCGCCTGGAGCTGCGCGAGCGAGGCAGCTGGTTCCTGACCACTGGCGCGGGTAGCGCCGGCCCAGGCATCGAGCTGCTGCTGGGGCGCGACCATCTGGTGGAGAAGATGCGCCGTTTCATTGCCATTTACGACAAATCGCTTAAAGACCAGATCACCAATATCGCCCGCATCGATCTGCGTTATTCCAACGGACTTGCCGTTGGTTGGCGGGAACCGAATGCACCGACGACGGCCCAACCCGCCGTTGCGAAGAATTAG
- the murC gene encoding UDP-N-acetylmuramate--L-alanine ligase: protein MVESQKAMPHPKMGRIRRIHFVGIGGVGMCGIAEVLLNLGYEVSGSDLKVSPVTERLESFGAEIFVGHRAENAANADVLVVSSAINPANPEVATALERRIPVVPRAEMLAELMRYRHGVAVAGTHGKTTTTSLLASVFAAGGLDPTFVIGGRLTAAGTNAQLGTSRYLIAEADESDASFLHLQPMVAVVTNIDADHMATYEGDFNKLKKTFVEFLHNLPFYGLAVMCLDDPVVREILPQVKRPTVTYGFSEEADIRAINVRQQGMQTHFTVLRRDCEPLEVSVNMPGNHNVLNALATIAIATDEGISDEAIVQGLSGFQGVGRRFQVYGELPVEGGSVMLVDDYGHHPTEVAAVIKAVRGGWPSRRLVIVYQPHRYSRTRDLYDDFVQVLGDANVLLLMEVYPAGEEPIPGADSRQLCHSIRQRGKLDPIYIERGAELAPLVKPLLRAGDILICQGAGDVGGLAPQLMKSPLFAGAKQEKSK from the coding sequence ATGGTTGAGAGCCAGAAAGCCATGCCGCATCCGAAGATGGGCCGTATCCGTCGCATCCACTTCGTCGGTATCGGCGGCGTGGGCATGTGCGGCATCGCCGAAGTGCTGCTGAACCTCGGCTATGAAGTGTCCGGTTCCGACCTCAAGGTGTCGCCGGTCACCGAGCGCCTTGAGTCGTTCGGCGCCGAGATCTTCGTCGGCCACCGCGCCGAGAACGCCGCCAACGCCGATGTGCTGGTGGTGTCCAGCGCGATCAATCCGGCCAACCCGGAAGTCGCCACCGCACTGGAGCGCCGTATCCCCGTGGTGCCGCGTGCCGAGATGCTCGCCGAGCTGATGCGCTATCGCCATGGTGTGGCGGTGGCCGGTACCCACGGCAAGACGACCACCACCAGCCTGCTGGCCTCGGTGTTCGCCGCCGGTGGCCTGGACCCGACCTTCGTCATCGGTGGTCGTCTGACTGCGGCGGGGACCAACGCGCAGTTGGGCACCAGCCGTTACCTGATCGCCGAAGCCGACGAGAGCGACGCCAGCTTCCTGCACCTGCAGCCGATGGTCGCCGTGGTCACCAATATCGACGCCGACCACATGGCCACCTACGAAGGCGACTTCAACAAGCTGAAGAAGACCTTCGTCGAGTTCCTGCACAACCTGCCGTTCTATGGGCTGGCGGTGATGTGCCTGGACGACCCGGTGGTGCGCGAGATCCTGCCGCAGGTCAAGCGCCCGACGGTCACCTACGGCTTCAGCGAAGAGGCCGACATCCGCGCCATCAACGTGCGCCAGCAGGGCATGCAGACCCACTTCACCGTGCTGCGCCGTGACTGCGAGCCGCTGGAAGTGTCGGTAAACATGCCGGGGAACCACAACGTGCTCAACGCTTTGGCGACCATCGCCATCGCCACCGACGAAGGCATCAGCGACGAGGCCATCGTCCAGGGCCTGTCCGGCTTCCAGGGCGTCGGTCGACGCTTCCAGGTATACGGCGAACTGCCGGTCGAGGGTGGCAGCGTGATGCTGGTCGACGACTATGGCCACCACCCGACCGAGGTCGCCGCGGTGATCAAGGCCGTGCGTGGCGGTTGGCCGAGCCGCCGCCTGGTGATCGTCTACCAGCCGCACCGCTATAGCCGCACCCGCGACCTGTACGACGATTTCGTGCAGGTGCTGGGCGATGCCAACGTGCTGCTGCTGATGGAGGTCTACCCGGCCGGCGAAGAGCCGATCCCCGGCGCCGACAGCCGCCAGCTGTGCCACAGCATCCGCCAGCGCGGCAAGCTCGACCCGATCTACATCGAACGCGGCGCCGAGCTCGCGCCGCTGGTCAAGCCGCTGCTGCGTGCCGGCGACATCCTGATCTGCCAGGGTGCCGGCGATGTCGGCGGCCTGGCCCCGCAATTGATGAAAAGCCCGCTGTTCGCAGGCGCCAAGCAGGAGAAGTCGAAATGA
- the ftsA gene encoding cell division protein FtsA, translated as MANAHSGKMIVGLDIGTSKVVALVGEVGEDGTLEIVGIGTHPSRGLKKGVVVNIESTVQSIQRAVEEAQLMAGCRIHSAFVGVAGNHIRSLNSHGIVAIRDREVSTADLERVLDAAQAVAIPADQRVLHTLPQDYVIDNQEGVREPLGMSGVRLEAKVHVVTCAVNAAQNIEKCVRRCGLEIDDIILEQLASAYSVLTDDEKELGVCLVDIGGGTTDIAIFTEGAIRHTAVIPIAGDQVTNDIAMALRTPTQYAEEIKIRYACALAKLAGAGETIKVPSVGDRPPRELSRQALAEVVEPRYDELFTLIQAELRRSGYEDLVPAGIVLTGGTAKMEGAVELAEEIFHMPVRLGVPHSVRGLSDVVRNPIYSTGVGLLTYGLQKQSEDLSLTGISNSNSSNNSYGDEPKGPVLERLKRWVQSNF; from the coding sequence ATGGCAAACGCGCATAGCGGCAAAATGATCGTCGGGCTGGACATCGGCACCTCCAAGGTGGTGGCGCTGGTGGGTGAAGTCGGCGAGGACGGTACCCTGGAGATCGTCGGCATCGGCACCCATCCGTCACGCGGCCTGAAGAAGGGCGTGGTGGTGAACATCGAATCGACCGTGCAGTCGATCCAGCGCGCCGTCGAAGAGGCCCAACTGATGGCCGGCTGCCGCATCCATTCGGCGTTCGTCGGTGTTGCCGGCAACCATATCCGCAGCCTGAACTCCCACGGCATCGTCGCCATCCGCGACCGCGAAGTCAGCACCGCCGACCTCGAGCGCGTGCTCGACGCAGCCCAGGCCGTGGCCATCCCGGCCGACCAGCGGGTGCTGCACACCCTGCCGCAGGACTACGTGATCGACAACCAGGAAGGCGTGCGCGAGCCCCTGGGCATGTCGGGCGTGCGCCTGGAAGCCAAGGTCCACGTGGTTACCTGCGCGGTGAACGCGGCGCAGAACATCGAAAAATGCGTGCGCCGCTGTGGCCTGGAAATCGACGACATCATCCTCGAGCAACTGGCCTCGGCCTACTCGGTGCTGACCGACGACGAGAAAGAGCTGGGCGTGTGCCTGGTGGACATCGGTGGTGGCACCACCGACATCGCCATCTTCACCGAAGGCGCGATCCGTCACACCGCGGTGATCCCGATCGCCGGCGACCAGGTCACCAACGACATCGCCATGGCCCTGCGCACCCCCACGCAGTACGCCGAGGAAATCAAGATCCGTTACGCCTGCGCCCTGGCCAAGTTGGCCGGTGCCGGCGAGACCATCAAGGTGCCGAGCGTGGGTGATCGCCCGCCGCGCGAGCTGTCGCGCCAGGCCCTGGCCGAAGTGGTGGAGCCTCGTTACGACGAGCTGTTCACCCTGATCCAGGCCGAGCTGCGCCGCAGCGGCTACGAGGACTTGGTTCCGGCCGGCATCGTCCTCACCGGCGGCACCGCGAAGATGGAAGGTGCCGTGGAACTGGCTGAGGAAATCTTCCACATGCCGGTACGCCTGGGCGTGCCGCACAGCGTCCGCGGGCTGAGCGACGTGGTCCGCAACCCGATCTATTCCACCGGCGTGGGTCTGCTCACCTACGGCCTGCAGAAGCAGTCCGAGGACCTGTCCCTGACCGGTATCAGCAACAGCAACAGCAGCAACAACAGCTATGGCGATGAACCCAAGGGTCCAGTGCTTGAGCGACTCAAGCGTTGGGTCCAGAGCAACTTCTGA
- a CDS encoding D-alanine--D-alanine ligase, whose translation MTSAYDKLHSTLDVKAFGRVAVLYGGKSAEREVSLKSGKAVIEALTNAGVDVVAIDVGDDLLTRLQSEKIDRAFIILHGRGGEDGSMQGLLECLGIPYTGSGILASALAMDKLRTKQVWQSLGIPTPRHAVLASEQDCVAASAELGFPLIVKPAHEGSSIGMAKVNSEQELVAAWKDAANYDSQVLVEQWIHGPEFTIAVLRGQVLPPIALGTPHVFYDYDAKYIANDTQYRIPCGLDSVKEQELIDLTARACDAVGIEGWGRLDVMQDEQGRFWLLEVNTAPGMTDHSLVPMAARAAGLDFQQLVLAILADSVATRG comes from the coding sequence ATGACCAGCGCCTACGACAAGTTGCACTCGACCCTGGACGTCAAGGCCTTTGGCCGCGTCGCCGTGCTGTACGGAGGCAAGAGTGCCGAGCGTGAGGTTTCCCTGAAGTCGGGCAAGGCAGTGATCGAGGCGCTGACCAACGCTGGTGTCGACGTAGTCGCCATCGACGTCGGCGACGACCTGCTGACCCGCCTGCAGAGCGAGAAGATCGACCGCGCCTTCATCATCCTCCACGGCCGTGGCGGTGAGGACGGCAGCATGCAGGGCCTGCTCGAGTGCCTGGGGATTCCCTACACCGGCAGTGGCATCCTCGCCTCGGCGCTGGCCATGGACAAGCTGCGCACCAAGCAGGTGTGGCAGAGCCTGGGTATCCCCACGCCGCGTCACGCCGTGCTGGCCAGCGAGCAGGATTGCGTGGCCGCCAGTGCGGAACTGGGCTTCCCGTTGATCGTCAAACCAGCCCATGAAGGTTCGAGCATCGGCATGGCCAAGGTGAACAGCGAGCAAGAGCTGGTCGCCGCCTGGAAAGACGCCGCCAACTACGATTCGCAAGTCCTGGTCGAGCAATGGATCCACGGCCCGGAATTCACCATCGCCGTGCTGCGTGGCCAGGTGCTGCCGCCGATCGCGCTGGGCACGCCGCACGTGTTCTACGACTACGACGCCAAGTACATCGCCAATGACACCCAGTACCGCATCCCGTGCGGCCTGGACAGCGTCAAGGAGCAGGAGCTGATCGACCTTACCGCGCGCGCCTGCGATGCCGTTGGCATCGAGGGCTGGGGCCGTCTGGACGTGATGCAGGACGAGCAGGGCCGTTTCTGGCTGCTCGAGGTCAACACCGCACCGGGCATGACCGACCATAGCCTGGTGCCCATGGCGGCCCGTGCCGCCGGCCTGGACTTCCAGCAGCTGGTGCTGGCGATCCTGGCCGACAGCGTAGCGACGAGAGGTTAA
- a CDS encoding DUF721 domain-containing protein encodes MAYKPTPARLPAELLRKARPLRLLLNQAERIEHLQRLLESQLQPAAREHCHVASWKEGTLLLVVTDGHWATRLRYQQKRLQRQLQAMEAFANLSRIQFKVQPPLVPARREGHGPELSSNAAESIRGSAEGINDPKLRAALERLAAHAQGKGNN; translated from the coding sequence ATGGCCTACAAACCAACCCCTGCCCGCCTACCGGCCGAACTGCTGCGCAAAGCCCGCCCACTGCGCCTGCTGCTCAACCAGGCCGAGCGCATCGAGCATCTGCAGCGCCTGCTCGAAAGCCAGCTGCAACCCGCCGCCCGCGAGCATTGCCATGTAGCGTCCTGGAAGGAAGGGACCTTGTTGCTGGTGGTTACCGACGGCCATTGGGCCACCCGCCTGCGCTACCAGCAGAAGCGCCTGCAACGACAGCTCCAGGCCATGGAAGCCTTCGCCAACCTCAGCCGCATCCAGTTCAAGGTACAGCCGCCGCTGGTGCCGGCCAGGCGTGAAGGTCATGGGCCTGAACTGTCGAGCAATGCCGCCGAGAGCATTCGTGGTTCCGCCGAGGGGATCAACGATCCCAAGCTGCGCGCCGCCCTGGAACGCCTGGCCGCGCATGCGCAGGGCAAAGGTAACAACTGA
- the lpxC gene encoding UDP-3-O-acyl-N-acetylglucosamine deacetylase — protein MIRQRTLKNTIRATGVGLHSGEKVYLTLKPAPVDTGIVFRRADLDPVVEIPARAANVGETTMSTTLVNGDVKVDTVEHLLSAMAGLGIDNAYVELSASEVPIMDGSAGPFVFLIQSAGLEEQDAPKKFIRILREVTVEEGDKRATFLPFDGFKVSFEIDFDHPVLKGQTQSAVVDFSSTSFVKEVSRARTFGFMRDIEYLRKHNLALGGSVENAIVVDETGVLNEDGLRSDDEFVKHKILDAIGDLYLLGNSLIGEFKGYKSGHALNNQLLRKLIAETDAWEVVTFEDASTAPISYMRPVAAV, from the coding sequence ATGATTAGACAACGCACCCTGAAGAATACCATCCGTGCCACAGGTGTCGGCCTGCACTCCGGGGAGAAGGTCTACCTGACCCTCAAGCCTGCGCCTGTCGACACCGGCATCGTCTTCCGTCGCGCCGACCTCGACCCTGTGGTCGAAATCCCGGCGCGCGCGGCCAACGTCGGCGAGACCACCATGTCCACCACGCTGGTCAACGGTGACGTCAAAGTCGATACGGTCGAGCACCTGCTCTCCGCCATGGCGGGCCTGGGCATCGATAACGCCTACGTCGAGCTCTCCGCCTCGGAAGTGCCGATCATGGATGGCAGTGCCGGACCCTTCGTATTCCTGATCCAATCGGCCGGCCTGGAAGAACAGGACGCACCGAAGAAGTTCATCCGCATCCTGCGTGAAGTGACAGTGGAAGAGGGCGACAAGCGCGCCACTTTCCTGCCCTTCGACGGGTTCAAGGTGAGCTTCGAGATCGACTTCGATCACCCGGTCCTCAAGGGCCAGACCCAAAGCGCGGTCGTCGACTTCTCGAGCACCTCGTTCGTGAAGGAAGTCAGCCGTGCCCGTACCTTCGGTTTCATGCGTGACATCGAGTACCTGCGCAAGCACAACCTTGCGCTGGGCGGCAGTGTCGAGAACGCCATCGTCGTCGACGAAACCGGTGTGCTCAACGAAGACGGCCTTCGTTCCGATGACGAATTCGTCAAGCACAAGATCCTCGACGCCATCGGCGATCTGTACCTGCTGGGCAACAGCCTGATCGGCGAGTTCAAGGGCTACAAGTCCGGACACGCGCTGAACAACCAGCTGCTGCGCAAGCTGATCGCGGAAACCGACGCCTGGGAAGTGGTCACCTTCGAAGATGCCAGCACGGCACCGATCTCGTACATGCGCCCTGTTGCGGCTGTGTAA